The window CAAGCAGCTCCGCAATTTTTACCCGGTCCCGCAGAACCGTGACCCGATGACTGCAGCGCACCACTTCTTCAAGTTCGGAAGAGATAAACAAAATCGACATTCCTTCATTGCAAAGTTCCATGATCAACTTCTGAATTTCCGTCTTGGCTTCCACATCGATACCGCGCGTGGGTTCATCCAAAATTAAAAAACGGGGATTTGAAGCCAGCCAGCGGGCCAAAATTACTTTTTGCTGGTTGCCGCCGCTCAAATTTTTTACCGGCTGTTCCGTGCTTGGAGTAATTATATTTAAGTCCCGGATAAATTTCTCTACGATCTCCAACTGTTTTTTTCGCGATAAAAAACGAAACCAACCCTGCCTGGTTTGCAGCGCCAAAATAATATTTTCCCGCACTGTCAAGTTGGAAATAATGCCTTCTCTTTTACGATCTTCAGGGCAATAGCCAAATCCGCAACTGATGGCACGTTGTGGAGAATCTAACGATACCGGTTTTCCATCCAATAGAGCCTGCCCTTTATCAGAGCGGTCAATCCCAAAAATCAGTTTTGCCAGCTCGGTACGGCCCGAACCCAACAGTCCCGCTAAACCGACGACCTCTCCCAATGAGAATACCAAATCCAAGGGATGAATCGAACCTTTCCGCCCTATGCCGTTTACTTTCAAGAAAGCCTCTTTCTCCTCAACATTTTGATGCCGGGCAGTCTTGGTTGAAGAAGCTTTCTCCAAATCGGCCAGCTCCTTGCCGACCATGGCCGTAATCAATTCCAGCCTTGGGAATTTGGCAGTCTCGTAACTTCCAACCAGATTCCCGTTACGCAATACGGTGATTCGATCGCTGATTTCATAGACCTGATTCAAAAAATGCGTAATAAAGATAATCCCCATGCCTTCATTTTTTAGTTTACGCATGATTTCAAAGAGTTGTTTGACTTCATTCTCATCCAGGCTGGAAGTCGGTTCGTCCAAAATTAAAAGCCGGGCTGAGATATCGACGGCCCGGGCAATTGCGACCATCTGTTGGATCGCAATGGAATAAGCCGATAACGGCTCGGTAACATCCAATTGAATGTTAAGCCGGGCCAAAGCCGATTCCGCGCGCCGGTTTATTTCTTTCCAATCGATCTGTCCGAAACGCATCGGTTGACGCCCAAGGTATATATTCTCGGCAACAGAAAGGTAAGGCACCAGATTTACTTCCTGATAAACCGTGCTGATTCCCAGCAATTGCGCTTCATGCGGCGAGTGAGGGTCAATCTCTTTCCCCTCAAACAGTACTTTTCCACTCTCCCGGCGGTGAACTCCGGTCAGTACTTTTATTAAGGTCGATTTCCCGGCGCCGTTCTGCCCCATCAGTGCATGGATCTCGCCCGAACTCACCGTAAAATCGACGTTGGTTAGCGCTTTCACACCCGGAAAACTGATGTTGATATGGCTCATTTCCAGCAAGGCCGGAGAAGCGGGACGTTCGAAATTTCCCGCGACACTGCTTTGGTCTTTCGATAGTCCAGGCATCCTAGTACCACCTCTGATTGAATAATTCGCCAAAAACATGAAATGAATAACATACTTTATTCTGCAGGAGTTTCCCAGAGAGTGGGAAACTCCTGCAATTCATGACCGATGGGGAGGAGTGATTAATATTTCCGAGTCGGCAAAACCTCTTTCGCAACTTCTTGCGGGAAGATGCCTTCTTTGGTTACGATTCGTTTCGGAAGCGGTTTTTTGGCCATAATCGCTTCCACGGCATCAAAGAATTGCGGTCCCAGCAACGGGCTGCATTCAACCGTGCAATTCAATTTGCCCTCGATCATCGCCTCAAAAGCGCCGCGCACAGCGTCAATGGAAACGATAATGATGTCTTTGCCGGGTTTTAAACCGTACTCTTCAATGGCCTGGATGGCACCGATGGCCATATCGTCATTATGGGCGAACAAAGCATCGATATTTTTGCCCTCAGCCTTTAAGAAAGCCTCCATGACTTCCTTGCCCTTGGAACGGGTAAAATCGCCACTCTGGGATTTGATGACTTTCATGTTCGGGTAACTTTTGATAATCTCTTCAAAACCTTCTTTACGATCAATGGCGGGAGCGGAACCGACGGTGCCTTGCAGCTCAACGATGTTGGCTTTGCCTTTCATCTTTTCAGCGAGCCATTTGCCGGCGCGCCGGCCTTCTTCTACAAAGTCAGAACCCATGAAGGTTACCCACAAAGAAGTATCTTTGCTGTCTACGGCACGGTCGCTTAGGATTACCGGAATCTTCGCCCGTTTGGCTTCTCTCAAAACCGGTTCCCAACCAGTCTCGACAACCGGCGAAAAACCGATCACATCCACTTTTTGCGCGATGAAGGAACGGATGGCTTTAATCTGGTTCTCTTGTTTTTGTTGCGCGTCGGAGAACTTCAATTCTATGCCACGTTTCTTAGCCTCGGAAATAATCGATTCGGTATTGGCCGTCCGCCAAGCGCTCTCCGCGCCCACCTGCGAAAAACCGACCACAATCTTTTTGGCGGCGCCAACGACGCCCAGGCTTAACAATATTACCAAACAACATACTGTTGCAACCGCGAAATACAACTTACCTCTCTTCACAATGAAACCCTCCTTCTTCTTTTTCAAGCGAACCGAAGACAAGCCGAGCTGAATGTTTCCTGACACCCCTCCTTCCAACAAAAGCGATATTGTGACCAGCCAGATAATAAAACAAAAAATTTGCCATTGTGTAACTTTATTTTTACATTATTAGTATAGGAAATCCTCACCCGGCTTTGAATAGAAATTTTTCAATTATTATAGAATATCTTTTCTCCCGAACCGGCCGTTTCGCCGCCTTCCCCGAAATAACGGTTGACTTTACGTGATGCTACGCTTATTCTATCTATAGACTGTAGCTCTGCGGCATTTACCCAAATATATGAGTTGGTGAAGCGGATGTTAGACCCGAGTA is drawn from Hydrogenispora ethanolica and contains these coding sequences:
- a CDS encoding sugar ABC transporter ATP-binding protein — its product is MSHINISFPGVKALTNVDFTVSSGEIHALMGQNGAGKSTLIKVLTGVHRRESGKVLFEGKEIDPHSPHEAQLLGISTVYQEVNLVPYLSVAENIYLGRQPMRFGQIDWKEINRRAESALARLNIQLDVTEPLSAYSIAIQQMVAIARAVDISARLLILDEPTSSLDENEVKQLFEIMRKLKNEGMGIIFITHFLNQVYEISDRITVLRNGNLVGSYETAKFPRLELITAMVGKELADLEKASSTKTARHQNVEEKEAFLKVNGIGRKGSIHPLDLVFSLGEVVGLAGLLGSGRTELAKLIFGIDRSDKGQALLDGKPVSLDSPQRAISCGFGYCPEDRKREGIISNLTVRENIILALQTRQGWFRFLSRKKQLEIVEKFIRDLNIITPSTEQPVKNLSGGNQQKVILARWLASNPRFLILDEPTRGIDVEAKTEIQKLIMELCNEGMSILFISSELEEVVRCSHRVTVLRDRVKIAELLGENINEEKIIHTIAEGGLKH
- a CDS encoding ABC transporter substrate-binding protein, with amino-acid sequence MKRGKLYFAVATVCCLVILLSLGVVGAAKKIVVGFSQVGAESAWRTANTESIISEAKKRGIELKFSDAQQKQENQIKAIRSFIAQKVDVIGFSPVVETGWEPVLREAKRAKIPVILSDRAVDSKDTSLWVTFMGSDFVEEGRRAGKWLAEKMKGKANIVELQGTVGSAPAIDRKEGFEEIIKSYPNMKVIKSQSGDFTRSKGKEVMEAFLKAEGKNIDALFAHNDDMAIGAIQAIEEYGLKPGKDIIIVSIDAVRGAFEAMIEGKLNCTVECSPLLGPQFFDAVEAIMAKKPLPKRIVTKEGIFPQEVAKEVLPTRKY